One window of the Allosaccharopolyspora coralli genome contains the following:
- a CDS encoding DUF4185 domain-containing protein: protein MVTVTGATRLTRITGEESCNRTAARFDVHATDLGILWDDGRGGVVAAFGDTYGAGWGGHGAGPPRADWRANVLARSTNTDLDRGLLFDSVVERASGGAGQILSGDTRAREHTVIPTAGIAIGERNFLHYMSVRHWGMPGVWHTNYAGVAYSDDGGRTWTKPASAVWPNHGQRWYRRFRRRDQGGHPFQMIGYAGVVDGYLYLLGTPSGRFGAARLARVRTADVLSAEAYEYWSDGTWQDDPFAAEPVLAPPVAEISVQFHRHLGLWCATYLDEHRAALVLRTAPELTGPWSAAQVVVAGRQYPALYGGYQHPWGVDGPSVYFTLTRWGPYNVDFFRADLT, encoded by the coding sequence ATGGTGACCGTCACCGGTGCGACGCGACTCACTCGGATCACGGGGGAGGAGTCCTGCAATCGCACCGCCGCCCGGTTCGACGTCCACGCCACGGATCTCGGCATCCTGTGGGACGACGGTCGCGGTGGAGTGGTCGCCGCCTTCGGCGACACCTACGGCGCGGGCTGGGGCGGACACGGCGCGGGACCTCCGCGCGCCGACTGGCGCGCCAACGTCCTCGCGCGGTCGACGAACACGGACCTCGACCGGGGGCTGCTGTTCGATTCGGTAGTGGAGCGGGCGTCCGGCGGGGCGGGGCAGATTCTCAGCGGCGACACCCGAGCCCGCGAACACACCGTGATTCCCACGGCGGGAATCGCGATCGGTGAACGCAACTTTCTGCACTACATGTCAGTACGGCACTGGGGGATGCCCGGCGTGTGGCACACGAACTACGCGGGCGTGGCCTACTCCGACGACGGCGGCCGGACCTGGACGAAACCCGCGAGCGCGGTGTGGCCGAACCACGGCCAGCGTTGGTACCGACGCTTTCGGCGCCGTGACCAGGGCGGTCACCCGTTCCAGATGATCGGCTACGCGGGCGTCGTCGACGGATACCTGTACCTCCTCGGCACGCCGAGCGGGCGGTTCGGGGCGGCGCGCCTCGCGCGAGTGCGCACGGCCGACGTGCTCTCGGCGGAAGCCTACGAGTACTGGTCGGACGGAACCTGGCAGGACGACCCGTTCGCGGCCGAGCCCGTCCTCGCGCCGCCGGTCGCCGAGATCTCGGTCCAGTTCCACCGGCATCTCGGGCTGTGGTGCGCCACGTACCTCGACGAGCATCGTGCGGCGCTCGTGTTGCGGACCGCCCCGGAACTCACCGGGCCGTGGTCGGCCGCCCAGGTCGTCGTCGCCGGACGGCAGTACCCGGCCCTCTACGGCGGATACCAGCACCCGTGGGGCGTCGACGGCCCGTCCGTGTACTTCACGCTCACTCGATGGGGGCCTTACAACGTCGACTTCTTCCGCGCCGACCTCACCTGA
- the metG gene encoding methionine--tRNA ligase, which produces MTDSVLTAVAWPYANGPRHIGHVSGFGVPSDVFSRYQRMAGRNVLMVSGTDEHGTPISVQADKEGLTPRQLADKYNRLITEDLQGLGLSYDLFTRTTTSNHYRVVQDLFLALHRNGYIQPRTTTGAVSPSTGRTLPDRYIEGTCPICSYDGARGDQCDNCGNQLDPTELISPVSRVNGETPKFIETEHLFLDLPAFSDALGTWLSTRTDWRPNVLKFALNLAEDMRQRPISRDLDWGVPIPLDGWRDQPMKRLYVWFDAVIGYLSASIEWAQRIGEPDAWQQFWTDPSARGYYFMGKDNITFHAQIWPTLLMGHNGHGDKGGEQGPFGALNLPDEIVSSEFLTMSGSKFSTSRGTVIYVRDFLEEFGPDTLRYFISVAGPENQDTDFTWDEFVRRTNFELANEWGNLVNRAVSMAAKNNGAVPAPTRPDPADAELTSLSKAAFDTVGRNLEHSRFRAASQEAMRVVSAANKYLSDQEPWKLKDDPDRRDAVLHTALQVVSDANTLLTPFLPHSAQKVHELLGGSGTWAAQPEIHEVSDSDTGNAYPVLMGEYAAEQARWESRAVEVGTPLAKPTPLFAKLDSALGETGPAWAPIRSEA; this is translated from the coding sequence ATGACCGATTCCGTGTTGACCGCTGTGGCCTGGCCCTACGCCAACGGCCCTCGGCACATCGGCCACGTCTCCGGCTTCGGTGTGCCTTCGGACGTTTTCTCCCGCTACCAGCGGATGGCCGGCCGCAACGTCCTCATGGTCTCGGGCACCGACGAACACGGAACGCCGATCTCGGTGCAGGCCGACAAGGAAGGCCTCACGCCACGGCAGCTCGCCGACAAGTACAACCGGCTCATCACCGAGGACCTGCAGGGCCTGGGCCTGTCCTACGACCTGTTCACCCGGACGACCACCAGCAACCACTACAGGGTCGTCCAGGACCTGTTCCTCGCCCTGCACCGCAACGGTTACATCCAGCCCCGCACCACGACCGGCGCGGTCAGCCCGTCCACCGGACGGACCCTGCCGGACCGCTACATCGAGGGCACCTGCCCGATCTGCTCGTACGACGGGGCTCGCGGCGACCAGTGCGACAACTGCGGCAACCAGCTCGACCCCACCGAGTTGATCAGCCCCGTCTCCCGCGTCAACGGCGAGACGCCGAAGTTCATCGAGACCGAGCATCTGTTCCTCGACCTGCCCGCGTTCAGCGACGCGCTCGGCACGTGGTTGTCGACCAGGACCGACTGGCGGCCCAACGTCCTCAAGTTCGCCCTGAACCTCGCCGAGGACATGCGGCAACGCCCGATCAGCCGGGACCTGGACTGGGGTGTGCCGATTCCACTGGACGGGTGGCGTGACCAGCCGATGAAGCGGCTGTACGTGTGGTTCGACGCGGTGATCGGCTACCTGTCCGCGAGCATCGAGTGGGCGCAGCGCATCGGCGAGCCGGACGCGTGGCAGCAGTTCTGGACCGACCCCTCGGCCCGCGGCTACTACTTCATGGGCAAGGACAACATCACCTTCCACGCCCAGATCTGGCCGACCCTGCTGATGGGGCACAACGGCCACGGAGACAAGGGCGGGGAGCAGGGCCCGTTCGGCGCGCTCAACCTGCCGGACGAGATCGTCTCCAGCGAGTTCCTCACCATGAGCGGCTCGAAGTTCTCGACCTCGCGCGGCACCGTCATCTACGTCCGCGACTTCCTCGAGGAATTCGGTCCGGACACCCTGCGCTACTTCATCTCGGTCGCCGGTCCCGAGAACCAGGACACCGACTTCACCTGGGACGAGTTCGTGCGGCGCACCAACTTCGAGCTCGCCAACGAGTGGGGCAACCTCGTCAACCGTGCGGTGTCGATGGCCGCGAAGAACAACGGCGCCGTCCCCGCACCCACCCGGCCGGACCCGGCGGACGCCGAACTGACCAGCCTGTCCAAGGCCGCGTTCGACACCGTCGGCCGTAACCTCGAGCACTCCCGGTTCCGTGCCGCGTCACAGGAAGCGATGCGGGTGGTCTCGGCGGCCAACAAGTACCTCTCGGACCAGGAACCGTGGAAGCTCAAGGACGACCCGGACCGCCGCGACGCGGTGCTGCACACGGCACTGCAGGTCGTCTCCGACGCGAACACGCTGCTCACGCCGTTCCTGCCGCATTCGGCGCAGAAGGTGCACGAGCTGCTCGGCGGGTCGGGAACGTGGGCGGCGCAGCCGGAGATCCACGAGGTGTCCGATTCGGACACCGGGAACGCCTACCCGGTGCTCATGGGCGAGTACGCCGCCGAGCAGGCACGGTGGGAGTCGCGCGCCGTCGAGGTCGGCACCCCGTTGGCGAAGCCGACGCCGTTGTTCGCGAAGCTCGATTCCGCACTCGGCGAGACCGGGCCTGCCTGGGCGCCGATCCGTAGCGAGGCCTGA
- a CDS encoding TatD family hydrolase, whose product MGSREKRERPPVPEALPVPAVDAHTHLDACGATTPEQVVEVVDRAATAGVTRVVTVADDLESAAWAVQAASWDERVFAAVALHPTRTTGFGDAEQREVERLAQQQRVVAVGETGLDYYWDYAPAADQQEAFRWHIDLAKRIGKPLMIHDRNAHEDILRILGEEGAPETVVFHCFSGDEDFARRCADQGFVLSFAGTATFRNANARGLRAAAQQAPADQVLVETDAPFLAPHPYRGRPNEPYCANYTLRDLAELRGVTAEELAVTTSANAARVFPFHQVVAG is encoded by the coding sequence ATGGGTTCGCGCGAGAAGCGGGAGCGCCCGCCCGTTCCCGAGGCCCTGCCCGTGCCTGCCGTCGACGCCCACACCCATCTCGACGCGTGCGGCGCGACGACGCCCGAGCAGGTCGTCGAGGTCGTGGACCGTGCCGCGACAGCCGGGGTGACCCGGGTCGTCACCGTTGCCGACGACCTCGAGTCCGCGGCCTGGGCGGTGCAGGCGGCGAGCTGGGACGAGCGGGTTTTCGCCGCGGTGGCCCTGCACCCGACCCGCACCACGGGTTTCGGGGACGCCGAACAGCGTGAGGTCGAACGTCTCGCGCAGCAGCAGCGCGTCGTGGCGGTGGGCGAGACCGGGCTCGACTACTACTGGGACTACGCACCCGCCGCAGATCAGCAGGAGGCGTTCCGCTGGCACATCGACCTCGCCAAGCGGATCGGCAAGCCGCTGATGATCCACGACCGGAACGCCCACGAGGACATCCTGCGCATTCTCGGTGAGGAGGGCGCGCCGGAGACGGTGGTGTTCCATTGTTTCTCCGGGGACGAGGACTTCGCACGGCGCTGCGCCGACCAGGGATTCGTCCTGTCCTTCGCCGGAACCGCCACGTTCCGCAACGCGAACGCGCGCGGCCTGCGCGCCGCGGCACAGCAGGCTCCCGCTGATCAGGTCCTGGTCGAGACGGACGCTCCGTTCCTCGCGCCACACCCGTACCGCGGGCGGCCGAACGAGCCGTACTGCGCGAACTACACACTCCGGGACTTGGCCGAACTCCGTGGCGTGACAGCGGAAGAACTCGCGGTGACGACTTCGGCGAACGCCGCGCGGGTGTTCCCATTCCATCAGGTGGTCGCAGGCTGA